The nucleotide window GAAACCTGATGAGCATGAACAACGTCAAGGTTAGTCCCCAGAGCAATAGAGAGTTCGGCCACCTTTTAGAACAGACACCATGTAGTTGCCATTGAGCATTCCATTTATACATTCATGACAAGAATTTGGATTCTAATTTTAGAAGTTCTGTAACATTCTGTAGCATTGTTTAAAATTAAGAAATATTCCATGAATTGCTATTGGTCAATACTTCTCatggggagctaacatggctgccgTATGGAATTATTTGATTGTACTGTAtcatgtaaatgcatcataaagcagaaacctcaatgtcctaattctaaatatatggctcttGTCACCCCTACTGAAAACAGTTCAtcttctcttattctctctctctctgtagatcttTATGTTCCAGTTGTTACGTGGTCTGTCCTACTGCCATAAGAGGAAGATCCTTCACAGAGACCTCAAACCTCAGAACCTGCTCATCAACGACAAGGGAGAGCTCAAACTAGCTGACTTTGGTatgacatgcacacacatacagatagtCCCCCCATACAGATAGATACACAGACATTGGTAACTTAGCAACCTTTTCAACACCCATTCGGCATGTAGATGACCAGATCAGTAGATAACGTTCCCTCTCGGAGATCCAGCTCATGACTGTTTGTTTGATTGGTCAGGTCTGGCACGGGCCAAGTCTGTCCCCACTAAGACCTACTCCAACGAGGTGGTGACTTTATGGTACCGCCCCCCTGAAGTACTTCTGGGTACCACAGAGTACTCTACACCCATCGACATGTGGTGAGTAGTAcactacacatatacacacaaatgcgcacgcacacacagacctCCATTCTGACTCAGAGACAGAATCATTTCAGAAAacctctacatgtctgtcatgttgaTTAACCTTCATTAACAACAATGGAAACCTAAATGAGAGAAACCATGTTTTGATCAATGTCTTGTCCACACTATACATGATCACAGCAACATAGCTAAGCTGTTCCTTCACTTAACTCACATGTAAGCCATCACTCCTGATATGAGCAATCACCATGGTGATCATTTCTGCATCACATGAATTTACCTTGAATAGCCAAATGCTGTTATCCAGCAACACAATACAGCAACTTTCAACTAATTTGCAACACATTATTTTCATCAGTGGATGGGTCTCCATCAGAGCAGAGGACATCATTGTACTCTATTACACCTTGGCTTGTACACAGGCCTGctcttagatttgtgtgtgtgtctctgttctaCTGACGAATCTCCCGCTCTATGtcaaatcaagttttatttgtcacatactttgtaaacaacaggtgtagacaaacagtgaaatgtttacttatgtgtctgtgtgcgtgtgtgtacatggTGGTCTGGACCATGTGATGTGAGTCcatcagtgtgagtgtgtgtgcggcTCCAGGGGTTTGTTATTTCCATACACACTGTGAAGCATTACCACCTCCCTTCAGGCATTAGTCTCCAAAGATCACTTTGGACATGTTCCAGAACATCAAAACTGATGTATCATGGGTCAATTGTGaatgactgactgatctacaaataatctGCTATGTCGAACGCCCCCTTTACTTTCCATTTCAATCCTCTGTGTCTGTGCTTCCTGTGTATGTGTTAAAGGGGCGTGGGCTGTATTCTATTTGAGATGGCGACAGGTCGTCCCATGTTCCCCGGCTCCTCAGTGAAAGAGGAGCTGCACTTAGTCTTCAGAATCATTGGTAATTCTACTCTTTCATTTATACCACTGGGCAATCGTGCTGGTAACTAGATTCAAAGACATACAGACAACCCCCCATACAGACAACCCCCCATACAGACAACCCCCCATACAGACAACCCCCCATACAGACATAGAATATGAAGCATTTACATGaacctttctcgctctctctcaggtaCCCCAAAAGAGGACAGCTGGCCAGGTATCTCCAATAATGATGAGTTCAGATCCTACATGTTCCCCGAGTACAGACCTCAGCCACTCATCAACCACGTGCCTAGGTAACACAACCACAGCATTACTGCAATAAGACCACTCACCAACCACTAGCTCAGGTAACACAAACCACAACCCAGTAACATAACCAGAATCTACTGTCCTCTCCAGGCTGGATACTGAGGGGATTGACATGCTAACTGCTTTACTCCTGGTAAGAAAAACACTTACACCAACCTGTAACCACTAGTGTTCAATACCAAACCTTTATTCTGGTGTTGTGTGTATTTCCCTGTATTATTTCAGTATGACACTAGGACCAGAGTCTCAGCTGAAGCATCTCTTAGACACCCCTACTTCCTCAGCCTGGGAGAGAACATCCACAGTCTTGCAGACAGTAAGACACACacattaaatgtatttgacttcaATCATGTGGTGAGAATTATGTATTAAGTAGCAATTTATGTTTTGTGCTTcatgctctctctcactccccctctcattgttctctctctcattgttctctctcactccctctcactttctctctctcacacccctcTCTAGCCTCCTCGGTGTTTTCTCTCAGAGAAATTAAACTGCAGAAAGACCCAGGCCACCGCAGCTCAGTGTTCCAGCCTCcaggtacaatacagtacaacaaATACAGTACTACACCCATAAACCATCACAATAACACGAATAACAACTACTGCAAATAAACCATGAAACATGTTCAGTTCATTCATGTGATCCTCCTGTTCTCTTTACCAAACCCAGGTCGGGGGAAGAACAGAAGGCAGAGCATATTCTAAAGGACGACCAGCCGATGGAGTGCAGACAGGGCGAGAGAAACCCTCAAGGAGGAATCGGCTTTGAAGACAAACACACTCCAATCCCTCATACAAACAGAAATACAAATGCAAACACAAACATCCAGGTCACATCAGTCTAACCTCAAAGgtctttcctggttaaataaaggttcaagttaaatttacacaaacacacacatctaaCCCTCTCCCTCCCCACAACAGAGGATGGATACAGACAGGGTTTCTGAGAATAAACTAGCACTGCACCTCAAACGTCTTGGATCTGAGGTCCCTCTATGAGCATTCTACTGTCATGATTCTGGGACTGACCAGGAAGTATCTCCCATTCTCCTACCCAATCCCCTTCCTACTCAGCCCCCTGCAGACACCCAAGCTAACCAATCACTCTGCATGTTTCAATGATCTCCACTTCTCcctttcccttcctcctctccttctgttcATGTCCCCTTGTAATAAAATAACACAGAGTTAGCACCTTGCAACACAACCATCATCTGAGACCAAAACTCTAAATCCAAACTAAATCTGAGTGGTTGGGGAAGAGTCCATTTACGGCAAACCTGCCTCTACATAAACACCCCTTGATTTCACCTAGTGGGGATTTCATTCAAATCAGTATTACAGTTTTTGAAATGGCCTTAGTAAAATGTGCTTGAGATTTCTTTCTTCAAAATATGATATAAAGAAACCAATGGGCATTTCTTTCTTCAAAATATGATATAAAGAAACCAATGGGCATTTGCTTTGCATTAGTGAATAACACACGTTTAGTGTTCGTATCACTGAGTTTCCTATTTGCACAAACCTGAAATCACCTCTGAAGAGAGTTCCTGGACTGGCTCTAGAGTAAGATGAAGAAGGATTAGACAAAGACCATTACATAATGAACCCGGAATTGCAAATGGAAACCGACTATTCCAATTGGTTTATTCACTTCCATTCACTGGAGCACAAATTCTGATCTCCCCCACTTCTCTCTGAAGTGTGCAGTTGTT belongs to Salvelinus namaycush isolate Seneca chromosome 20, SaNama_1.0, whole genome shotgun sequence and includes:
- the cdk18 gene encoding cyclin-dependent kinase 18 isoform X2 encodes the protein MNKMKNFKRRFSLSVPRTETIEENEFTEQINQLNIQHTQALTPDSLTLPSLHPEASPSPVSPEPATPGAQSPSQLQYRSKAPHRRFSMEDVSKRMSLPMDIRLPPEFLKKLQMEREMESENNSPPCKPLSRMSRRASLSDIGFGKLETYVKLGKLGEGTYATVFKGRSKLTENLVALKEIRLEHEEGAPCTAIREVSLLKNLKHANIVTLHDIIHTERSLTLVFEYLDSDLKQYLDNCGNLMSMNNVKIFMFQLLRGLSYCHKRKILHRDLKPQNLLINDKGELKLADFGLARAKSVPTKTYSNEVVTLWYRPPEVLLGTTEYSTPIDMWGVGCILFEMATGRPMFPGSSVKEELHLVFRIIGTPKEDSWPGISNNDEFRSYMFPEYRPQPLINHVPRLDTEGIDMLTALLLYDTRTRVSAEASLRHPYFLSLGENIHSLADSKTHTLNPPRCFLSEKLNCRKTQATAAQCSSLQVGGRTEGRAYSKGRPADGVQTGREKPSRRNRL
- the cdk18 gene encoding cyclin-dependent kinase 18 isoform X1 — its product is MNKMKNFKRRFSLSVPRTETIEENEFTEQINQLNIQHTQALTPDSLTLPSLHPEASPSPVSPEPATPGAQSPSQLQYRSKAPHRRFSMEDVSKRMSLPMDIRLPPEFLKKLQMEREMESENNSPPCKPLSRMSRRASLSDIGFGKLETYVKLGKLGEGTYATVFKGRSKLTENLVALKEIRLEHEEGAPCTAIREVSLLKNLKHANIVTLHDIIHTERSLTLVFEYLDSDLKQYLDNCGNLMSMNNVKIFMFQLLRGLSYCHKRKILHRDLKPQNLLINDKGELKLADFGLARAKSVPTKTYSNEVVTLWYRPPEVLLGTTEYSTPIDMWGVGCILFEMATGRPMFPGSSVKEELHLVFRIIGTPKEDSWPGISNNDEFRSYMFPEYRPQPLINHVPRLDTEGIDMLTALLLYDTRTRVSAEASLRHPYFLSLGENIHSLADSKTHTLNVFDFNHVPPRCFLSEKLNCRKTQATAAQCSSLQVGGRTEGRAYSKGRPADGVQTGREKPSRRNRL
- the cdk18 gene encoding cyclin-dependent kinase 18 isoform X3, translating into MNKMKNFKRRFSLSVPRTETIEENEFTEQINQLNIQHTQALTPDSLTLPSLHPEASPSPVSPEPATPGAQSPSQLQYRSKAPHRRFSMEDVSKRMSLPMDIRLPPEFLKKLQMEREMESENNSPPCKPLSRMSRRASLSDIGFGKLETYVKLGKLGEGTYATVFKGRSKLTENLVALKEIRLEHEEGAPCTAIREVSLLKNLKHANIVTLHDIIHTERSLTLVFEYLDSDLKQYLDNCGNLMSMNNVKIFMFQLLRGLSYCHKRKILHRDLKPQNLLINDKGELKLADFGLARAKSVPTKTYSNEVVTLWYRPPEVLLGTTEYSTPIDMWGVGCILFEMATGRPMFPGSSVKEELHLVFRIIGTPKEDSWPGISNNDEFRSYMFPEYRPQPLINHVPRLDTEGIDMLTALLLYDTRTRVSAEASLRHPYFLSLGENIHSLADTSSVFSLREIKLQKDPGHRSSVFQPPGRGKNRRQSIF